From a single Planococcus shenhongbingii genomic region:
- the mmuM gene encoding homocysteine S-methyltransferase → MNPIEQILNRFPVVILDGAMATELENHGCNLNDRLWSAKVLMEDPKLIKQVHMSYFEAGADCAITASYQATIKGYQERGLTGEEAIGLIKKSVQIAAEARNEFWAALNDKSNRPKPLVAASVGPYGAFLSDGSEYRGNYSISESELVAFHQERIRALVEAGADILACETLPCLIEAKAILEVLKEFPEVYAWFSFSAKDGRHISDGERISSCAEWLDKEQQAAAIGINCSAPDFIETLIGEVKSRTSKPVIVYPNSGEEYDAISKTWGEESSTNHFASNTQRWYNAGAQLIGGCCRTTPEDISAIAAWGRNTEK, encoded by the coding sequence TTGAACCCGATAGAGCAGATTTTGAATAGATTTCCTGTCGTGATTCTTGATGGTGCCATGGCCACAGAGCTTGAGAATCATGGCTGTAATTTGAACGATCGCTTGTGGTCCGCAAAAGTATTGATGGAGGATCCTAAGCTGATCAAGCAGGTGCATATGAGTTATTTTGAAGCGGGAGCGGATTGTGCGATTACTGCCAGCTATCAGGCAACTATTAAAGGGTATCAGGAAAGAGGATTAACTGGGGAAGAGGCAATTGGATTGATCAAAAAGTCTGTTCAAATTGCAGCAGAGGCCCGTAATGAATTTTGGGCAGCGTTAAATGATAAATCCAACAGGCCGAAACCTTTAGTTGCGGCTTCTGTAGGTCCATATGGTGCTTTTCTGTCGGATGGCTCTGAATATCGCGGTAATTATTCTATCAGCGAAAGTGAATTGGTCGCTTTTCACCAAGAGCGAATCAGGGCATTGGTGGAAGCAGGGGCCGATATTTTAGCGTGTGAAACCCTCCCATGCCTGATAGAAGCTAAAGCCATTCTAGAGGTGCTGAAGGAATTCCCGGAGGTTTATGCCTGGTTCAGCTTTAGTGCCAAGGATGGCCGCCACATAAGCGATGGAGAAAGAATTTCCAGTTGTGCGGAATGGTTGGATAAAGAACAGCAAGCAGCTGCAATCGGCATTAATTGTTCAGCACCCGATTTTATAGAAACGCTGATTGGAGAAGTAAAAAGCCGAACTTCCAAACCGGTAATTGTTTATCCGAATTCCGGTGAAGAGTATGACGCCATAAGCAAGACATGGGGGGAAGAGTCTTCAACAAATCACTTTGCCTCTAATACACAACGATGGTATAACGCTGGAGCTCAACTGATTGGAGGTTGTTGCAGAACAACCCCAGAGGATATTTCAGCCATTGCTGCATGGGGACGTAATACGGAAAAATAA
- a CDS encoding amino acid ABC transporter ATP-binding protein — MIKLENIHKYYGNQHVLKGINLTVAKGEVVAILGPSGSGKSTLLRCINFLEQPSGGIVEINDKRVDAETASKADIVSLRNSTGMVFQQYHLFKNFTVLQNVMVGLTSVKKIHKVEAKKRSIEILERVGLANRLSHYPAQLSGGQQQRVGIARALALNPEVLLFDEPTSSLDPELVDEVLATIKKVAKEGNTMLIVTHELNFARDISDRVIFMEDGLIVEEGTAEQLFNDPKVERTKQFLSKAIRTN; from the coding sequence ATGATCAAATTGGAAAATATCCATAAATATTACGGTAACCAGCATGTGCTGAAAGGGATAAACCTTACAGTTGCCAAAGGTGAAGTGGTTGCCATTTTAGGGCCAAGCGGTTCAGGTAAATCAACATTATTGCGGTGTATTAATTTTTTGGAGCAGCCTAGCGGCGGAATTGTTGAAATCAACGATAAAAGAGTAGATGCTGAAACAGCGAGTAAAGCAGATATCGTTTCTTTAAGAAATTCGACAGGGATGGTCTTTCAGCAATACCATCTATTCAAGAATTTTACCGTTCTGCAAAATGTGATGGTCGGTTTAACCAGTGTCAAGAAAATACATAAAGTTGAAGCTAAGAAAAGAAGTATTGAAATTTTAGAAAGGGTAGGTTTAGCGAATAGGTTAAGCCACTACCCTGCACAACTTTCAGGCGGGCAGCAGCAACGGGTTGGGATTGCTCGTGCACTTGCACTCAATCCGGAAGTCCTATTGTTTGATGAACCGACTTCCTCACTTGATCCAGAACTGGTTGATGAAGTTTTGGCAACGATCAAAAAGGTAGCCAAGGAAGGAAATACGATGCTTATTGTGACACATGAACTGAATTTTGCACGTGACATTTCAGACCGCGTCATTTTCATGGAAGATGGCCTCATTGTTGAAGAAGGAACAGCTGAACAACTTTTTAATGATCCTAAAGTTGAGAGAACGAAGCAATTTTTAAGCAAAGCAATCAGAACCAATTAA
- a CDS encoding amino acid ABC transporter permease, whose amino-acid sequence MENLLDINFLIESFPAIISRLPITIGIAVGSLILSLFIGVTTALIKIYRIPVLRVISSIYVSFIRGTPLLVQIYLVFYGIPKIIYYLQIEYGWLQSADVNSIPPEVYALLAFSVNLGAYLSETIRSAIESVDRGQFEAAKSIGMSPAQMMLKIIFPQALTVAIPNLGNMFISTIKDTSLVFIIGVIDIMGQAKILGSRGLAFFEVYIAVSIVYWILCIAVERLLVKIEKRARRYERGIAA is encoded by the coding sequence ATGGAGAATTTACTGGATATCAATTTTTTAATAGAAAGCTTTCCGGCAATTATTTCACGGCTGCCCATCACCATAGGGATTGCGGTAGGTTCATTGATTTTAAGCTTGTTTATTGGCGTGACTACCGCCCTCATCAAAATTTACCGGATCCCGGTATTAAGGGTGATTTCATCCATTTACGTATCTTTTATCAGAGGAACCCCTTTATTGGTTCAGATCTATCTTGTATTTTATGGCATACCGAAAATTATTTATTATTTGCAGATCGAATACGGCTGGCTCCAATCGGCGGACGTCAACAGCATTCCACCTGAAGTTTATGCGCTATTGGCGTTTTCCGTGAATCTGGGAGCATACTTGTCCGAAACGATCCGTTCCGCTATTGAATCGGTTGATCGCGGGCAGTTTGAAGCCGCTAAATCGATAGGCATGAGCCCTGCACAGATGATGCTTAAAATCATTTTCCCGCAGGCTCTGACAGTAGCCATACCTAACCTTGGAAATATGTTTATCAGCACCATCAAAGATACCTCTCTTGTTTTCATTATTGGCGTTATAGACATTATGGGGCAAGCCAAAATTCTCGGTTCCCGCGGGTTAGCATTCTTTGAAGTGTATATCGCGGTATCGATTGTCTACTGGATTCTTTGTATAGCAGTAGAGCGATTGCTCGTGAAAATCGAGAAACGGGCTCGCAGATATGAAAGAGGGATTGCTGCATGA
- a CDS encoding transporter substrate-binding domain-containing protein, whose product MKRKQYISLSLVLLLGAGGVLSGCSSKEAASATGEQVILVGTQNDYPPFAFADENNELTGYDVEVVKAVDEKLDGYTFEFTAVPWDSMFLALESNKIQAIADQVAKTPERQEKYLFTDESYFAAETVIAVKTGREDIQTIEDLEGKKIGALAGDSYTLLLEEYNKKAEKAIDLKYSESGNPSEILQDVQNGRLDAYVNDPIMINAVLEKNDLDVEIVGQPLVNDDMGIVLKNGEQGEELKALIDPILEELKQDGTLVELSKKWTGGEYIPE is encoded by the coding sequence ATGAAAAGAAAACAGTACATATCCCTTTCTCTGGTTTTATTGCTAGGCGCAGGCGGCGTTCTAAGCGGATGTTCGTCAAAAGAAGCAGCAAGTGCTACAGGCGAGCAAGTGATTCTGGTCGGAACGCAAAACGATTATCCGCCTTTTGCTTTTGCGGATGAGAACAACGAACTGACCGGATACGATGTAGAAGTGGTCAAAGCGGTCGATGAGAAATTGGACGGCTACACGTTCGAATTCACCGCCGTTCCATGGGACAGCATGTTCCTGGCGCTGGAATCCAATAAAATCCAGGCAATTGCCGATCAAGTCGCAAAAACTCCGGAACGCCAGGAAAAGTATTTGTTCACCGATGAATCTTATTTTGCAGCGGAAACCGTTATTGCTGTGAAAACAGGAAGGGAAGACATTCAAACCATTGAGGATTTGGAAGGCAAGAAAATCGGCGCTTTAGCGGGAGATTCTTACACATTGTTGCTTGAGGAGTACAACAAAAAAGCAGAAAAAGCGATTGATTTGAAGTACAGTGAAAGCGGCAACCCTTCAGAAATTTTGCAGGATGTGCAAAACGGCCGGCTTGATGCTTATGTAAACGATCCGATCATGATTAATGCAGTCTTGGAGAAGAATGATTTGGACGTTGAAATTGTCGGCCAGCCTTTGGTTAATGATGATATGGGAATCGTATTGAAAAATGGGGAGCAGGGCGAAGAATTGAAGGCACTGATTGATCCCATTTTGGAAGAACTCAAGCAAGATGGCACTTTAGTTGAACTATCGAAAAAATGGACTGGCGGAGAGTACATCCCTGAATAG
- the solA gene encoding N-methyl-L-tryptophan oxidase: protein MTKEPVYDVAIVGAGTMGMAAGAFLAKQNAKTLLIDAFDPPHINGSHHGDTRLIRHAYGEGRQYVTLVKRAQRLWEELEQQTGYKIFEKTGVLGIGPKDSPFLQETIAAAQKYDLPLEILNGQEIQSRWPGFSVPDHFIGCFEAGSGIIYSEAAIRAYKETALKNGANLVPNTPVRHIDVNNANGIKISTDHTLFYAKKVIITAGAWAAKLLPELSLPIQPTRKAVGWFDAPSDLFSGAKFPAFFIEDGDKKAYGFPNLNGAGLKIGKSDGGQSIDPDVHTQNFGLYESDEGDLRHMLQTYMPEANGTLNQGKTCLYTNSHDHDFIVDYHPDHPQVIFACGFSGHGFKFGSAMGEVLSQMALEGQSAFDISSFSLKRFK, encoded by the coding sequence ATGACAAAAGAACCTGTATATGATGTAGCCATCGTAGGTGCGGGAACGATGGGAATGGCTGCTGGCGCCTTTTTGGCGAAACAGAATGCAAAGACCCTGCTAATTGATGCCTTCGACCCGCCGCACATTAACGGAAGCCATCACGGGGACACCCGCTTGATCCGGCATGCTTATGGTGAAGGCAGACAATACGTGACGCTTGTGAAGCGTGCCCAGCGATTATGGGAGGAGCTCGAACAGCAGACAGGCTACAAAATTTTTGAAAAAACCGGTGTTCTTGGCATTGGCCCGAAAGATTCGCCTTTTCTGCAAGAAACAATCGCGGCCGCTCAGAAATATGATCTCCCTTTGGAAATCTTAAACGGCCAGGAAATCCAAAGCAGGTGGCCCGGTTTTTCGGTGCCGGACCACTTTATCGGGTGCTTTGAAGCAGGATCGGGAATCATTTACAGCGAGGCGGCCATCCGGGCTTACAAGGAAACCGCTCTTAAAAACGGTGCGAATCTTGTCCCCAATACACCCGTTCGGCACATCGATGTGAATAATGCAAATGGGATAAAAATTTCAACCGACCATACTCTCTTTTATGCAAAAAAAGTAATTATCACTGCCGGTGCCTGGGCCGCAAAGTTATTGCCGGAGTTAAGCCTTCCGATTCAGCCGACACGCAAAGCCGTCGGCTGGTTTGATGCACCTTCCGATCTGTTCAGCGGTGCCAAATTTCCAGCCTTCTTTATCGAGGACGGTGATAAAAAAGCTTATGGTTTCCCTAATTTGAATGGTGCCGGCCTCAAAATCGGAAAATCGGATGGCGGGCAGTCGATTGACCCGGACGTGCATACCCAGAACTTCGGACTGTATGAAAGCGATGAAGGCGACTTAAGGCATATGCTTCAAACCTATATGCCGGAAGCAAACGGCACATTGAATCAAGGAAAAACCTGTCTGTATACAAACTCGCACGACCATGATTTTATCGTTGATTATCATCCAGACCATCCGCAAGTCATTTTTGCCTGCGGCTTTTCGGGGCATGGCTTTAAATTCGGCAGCGCGATGGGAGAAGTATTGAGCCAAATGGCTTTGGAAGGCCAAAGCGCCTTTGATATTTCCAGCTTCTCTCTCAAGCGATTCAAATAG
- a CDS encoding DUF4317 domain-containing protein encodes MNNKDIADIRKRFKLDTDLLKIANIYNVYIQQESSEIFHEESRSFSLLDREQQELFLANFKKVLGGKLDVKLFEVKFQPQEEGQADHTQRLLYEGLEAEDVAEWQANMQRIALKMVEEKPYEKDMVITFIRGTYFKTTKRQADETEIDMRDEVFTTPFILGSMNQTELPKSSLVFDFVEKEFKSNVLVDPVIKLASPVGGFLFPSFTDNAADIHHIVYASGKANKPDFQFIENVLNGNEIMTAEEDKAVFEEIVKAVIGEEVNSRTLAGLYDEINLMLEVEKEAENEDEEPPVLDTVEVTRVLKASGVKDVSSEKVERAFQQVVEDKNYEMKASHVVPSYASKSIKINTKVAEIKISPQDLRYVKGVNFNGKRCILIEVEEDTMIEGFKLLEEEQLE; translated from the coding sequence ATGAACAATAAAGATATAGCAGATATCCGCAAACGATTTAAGCTCGATACTGATTTATTGAAAATCGCGAACATTTACAATGTGTACATCCAGCAGGAAAGCAGTGAAATCTTTCACGAAGAAAGCCGCTCGTTTTCTTTATTGGACCGGGAGCAGCAGGAGCTGTTTCTTGCCAATTTCAAGAAGGTATTGGGCGGGAAGCTCGATGTGAAACTGTTTGAAGTGAAGTTCCAGCCGCAGGAAGAGGGCCAGGCAGACCATACGCAGCGGCTCCTGTATGAAGGCCTCGAGGCAGAGGATGTGGCGGAATGGCAAGCGAATATGCAGCGCATCGCCTTGAAGATGGTGGAAGAAAAACCGTATGAAAAAGATATGGTCATCACGTTTATTCGCGGAACGTATTTCAAAACGACGAAGCGCCAGGCAGATGAAACGGAAATCGACATGCGGGATGAAGTGTTTACCACGCCGTTTATCCTCGGCAGCATGAACCAGACTGAACTGCCGAAAAGTTCACTGGTGTTTGACTTTGTCGAAAAAGAATTCAAGTCAAATGTGTTGGTCGATCCCGTCATTAAATTGGCTTCTCCAGTTGGCGGATTTTTGTTCCCGAGCTTCACGGACAATGCCGCGGACATTCATCACATCGTTTATGCTTCGGGCAAAGCGAACAAACCGGATTTCCAGTTTATCGAGAACGTCTTGAACGGCAACGAAATCATGACCGCCGAGGAAGATAAAGCAGTGTTTGAGGAAATTGTCAAAGCCGTGATCGGAGAAGAAGTGAATTCAAGAACCCTTGCCGGTCTCTATGATGAGATCAATCTCATGCTGGAAGTGGAAAAAGAAGCTGAGAATGAAGATGAGGAGCCGCCAGTTTTGGATACGGTAGAAGTGACACGTGTCTTGAAGGCGAGCGGCGTCAAAGATGTAAGTAGCGAAAAAGTGGAAAGGGCCTTCCAGCAAGTGGTGGAAGACAAAAACTACGAAATGAAAGCGAGCCACGTCGTGCCGAGCTACGCGTCCAAGTCGATCAAAATCAACACAAAAGTCGCGGAAATCAAAATCAGCCCGCAAGACTTACGATACGTCAAAGGCGTCAATTTCAACGGCAAACGCTGCATTTTGATTGAAGTGGAAGAAGACACGATGATTGAAGGGTTTAAACTGCTTGAGGAAGAGCAGCTGGAGTAG
- a CDS encoding nucleoside deaminase produces MISETDLKHLRRCVELAETALEKGDEPFGSVLVSAAGGVLFEDHNHVAGGDHTQHPEFAIARWAANNLAPEERSKATVYTSGEHCPMCAAAHGWVGLGRIVYASSSEQLAGWLSEMGAAPSRVRNLAIPDVITDTEVEGPVPELSEQVHQLHRRSYEASR; encoded by the coding sequence ATGATCAGCGAAACCGATTTAAAACACCTGCGGCGCTGTGTGGAACTCGCGGAAACGGCTTTGGAAAAAGGAGACGAACCATTCGGCTCTGTCCTGGTATCAGCTGCGGGGGGAGTGCTTTTTGAAGACCATAATCATGTGGCCGGCGGTGACCATACGCAGCATCCCGAGTTTGCGATTGCCAGGTGGGCAGCAAATAATCTGGCTCCTGAAGAAAGAAGCAAGGCAACGGTCTATACTTCCGGTGAACATTGTCCGATGTGTGCAGCGGCTCACGGATGGGTTGGCCTGGGCAGAATCGTGTACGCCAGTTCTTCTGAGCAATTAGCCGGCTGGTTAAGTGAAATGGGCGCTGCACCGTCCCGTGTCCGGAATCTGGCCATTCCGGATGTGATTACGGATACGGAAGTGGAAGGACCGGTTCCTGAACTGTCGGAACAGGTTCATCAATTGCACCGCCGATCATATGAAGCAAGCCGGTAA
- a CDS encoding zinc-binding dehydrogenase: MKGWQFTKTHEPLKLVEQEVPKAAPGRVVIDTAAVGLCHSDVGTLEDEGWMALMHPPVIMGHENAGTISEVGEGVTDFKVGDRVAICPTGPSGTNPGYHYDGGFGTKIHAPAEDLVHVPDGLSMEMAAAATDAGMTSYSALFNIGQATPDMKVGLIGIGGLGQFALQAAIAKGFTNVYAADVSEKARELAKEIGAVEVVSDIKDLADKELDLIVDYAGFGNTTSDALEVVKRGGTVVLVGMGKLETTINTATFITGAKRLLANVGGTPQDIAEIYELMAAGKLSPKLTKIKFEDIPEGIEKLKAGEVQGRLVAVYDGSE; the protein is encoded by the coding sequence ATGAAAGGTTGGCAATTTACTAAAACGCATGAACCACTTAAGCTCGTAGAACAGGAAGTTCCGAAAGCGGCTCCAGGACGTGTAGTGATTGATACGGCGGCAGTAGGTTTATGCCATTCTGATGTTGGGACTCTGGAAGATGAGGGCTGGATGGCATTGATGCATCCGCCAGTTATTATGGGCCATGAGAATGCGGGAACAATTTCTGAAGTAGGGGAAGGCGTCACGGATTTTAAAGTAGGAGACCGGGTCGCTATCTGTCCAACCGGACCATCCGGCACGAATCCAGGATATCATTATGATGGTGGTTTCGGAACAAAAATTCATGCGCCAGCAGAAGATTTAGTTCATGTTCCTGATGGACTTTCAATGGAAATGGCTGCTGCGGCGACGGATGCGGGTATGACTTCCTATTCCGCCTTGTTTAATATAGGACAAGCAACTCCTGATATGAAAGTCGGTTTAATTGGTATTGGCGGACTGGGTCAATTTGCATTGCAAGCGGCTATTGCAAAAGGATTTACAAATGTCTATGCAGCAGATGTGAGCGAGAAAGCGCGTGAATTGGCTAAAGAAATAGGAGCAGTAGAAGTTGTATCTGATATCAAAGATTTAGCAGACAAAGAGTTAGACTTAATTGTGGATTATGCCGGGTTTGGTAATACCACTTCAGATGCATTAGAGGTGGTTAAAAGAGGTGGAACTGTCGTATTGGTAGGCATGGGGAAACTGGAAACTACCATTAACACGGCCACTTTTATCACAGGCGCTAAGAGATTATTAGCAAATGTGGGAGGGACGCCTCAGGATATTGCTGAAATTTATGAATTGATGGCGGCAGGCAAACTGAGTCCAAAATTAACGAAGATTAAATTTGAAGACATTCCTGAAGGCATTGAAAAACTAAAAGCTGGAGAAGTACAAGGCCGTTTAGTAGCTGTGTATGATGGAAGTGAATAA
- the deoD gene encoding purine-nucleoside phosphorylase produces MDNNELKETPHIKPNGVEIAETILLPGDPYRARFIAETFLDNPVLFNDVRGMLGYTGEYKGKKVSVMGTGMGAPSMAIYSWELINVFGVKNLIRIGSCGAMQEDIKLYDLIFAMGAATNSNYAHQWNLPGQFPITASFELLEKAKKAADEKNYKVHIGNVLSSDVFYNADETATEKWAKMGILAEEMETTSLYMNAASAGVKALTILTVSDHMITHEQTTQEERQTSFTQMVEIALDIV; encoded by the coding sequence ATGGACAATAATGAATTAAAAGAAACACCGCATATTAAGCCAAACGGAGTAGAAATAGCCGAAACGATCCTTTTGCCAGGAGATCCTTATCGTGCAAGGTTTATAGCGGAAACCTTTTTAGACAATCCTGTTCTTTTTAATGATGTCAGAGGAATGCTGGGGTATACAGGTGAATATAAAGGGAAGAAAGTTTCTGTTATGGGTACCGGCATGGGGGCGCCAAGCATGGCCATCTATTCGTGGGAATTGATTAATGTTTTTGGAGTTAAAAATTTAATTCGTATCGGTTCATGTGGAGCGATGCAAGAAGATATTAAATTATATGATCTGATCTTTGCTATGGGAGCAGCAACGAATTCAAATTATGCACATCAATGGAATCTTCCAGGTCAATTTCCGATTACAGCGTCTTTCGAACTATTGGAGAAAGCCAAGAAAGCAGCTGACGAAAAGAATTATAAGGTTCATATAGGGAATGTATTATCTAGTGATGTTTTCTATAATGCGGATGAAACTGCCACAGAAAAATGGGCTAAGATGGGCATATTGGCGGAAGAAATGGAAACGACAAGTTTATATATGAACGCCGCCAGTGCCGGAGTTAAGGCATTAACCATTTTGACAGTAAGTGACCATATGATTACTCATGAACAAACCACCCAAGAGGAAAGACAAACTTCATTTACGCAGATGGTTGAAATCGCTTTGGATATCGTTTGA
- a CDS encoding nitroreductase family protein: MTFQAKDHRTPEHKIADLFLNRWSPRSYADKPVADDVLNRLFEAARWAPSSGNNQPWRFIVAKTEADLEKFYPILMEGNLAWAKNAPVLAILVSDNTKGSNEFDAGTAWGFLSLQAAKEGLITHPMSGIYKDVAKEALNIPENFDVQLAIAIGYKGEKEMLSPELQERETPSGRRSLDEILFEGSFK; the protein is encoded by the coding sequence ATGACATTCCAAGCAAAAGATCACCGAACACCTGAACACAAAATTGCAGACTTATTTTTAAATCGTTGGTCTCCACGTTCTTACGCTGACAAACCAGTAGCGGACGACGTATTAAATAGACTATTCGAAGCAGCTCGTTGGGCACCTTCTTCAGGTAACAACCAACCTTGGCGCTTCATCGTTGCTAAAACAGAAGCTGACCTTGAAAAATTCTATCCAATCTTGATGGAAGGAAACTTGGCATGGGCTAAAAACGCACCAGTATTAGCAATATTAGTTTCTGATAACACAAAAGGTTCAAATGAATTTGATGCCGGCACAGCTTGGGGATTCCTGTCATTACAAGCAGCTAAAGAAGGCTTAATCACTCACCCAATGAGCGGTATATACAAAGATGTGGCGAAGGAAGCATTAAATATTCCTGAAAACTTCGATGTACAATTAGCAATCGCGATCGGTTACAAAGGTGAAAAAGAAATGCTTTCTCCCGAGTTACAAGAACGCGAAACGCCATCAGGTCGTCGCTCATTAGATGAAATTTTATTTGAAGGTTCTTTTAAATAA
- the rlmH gene encoding 23S rRNA (pseudouridine(1915)-N(3))-methyltransferase RlmH, which produces MNISIISVGKLKEKYLKSGIEEYTKRLGSYAKINEIEVADEKAPEQLSDADMEIVKKKEGDRILAKVSPDAYVIALAIDGKMKTSEQLAKDIESLMTYGRSKIVFVIGGSLGLHDEVLKRADEKLSFSKMTFPHQLMKLILVEQVYRAFRIMKGEPYHK; this is translated from the coding sequence GTGAATATCTCAATTATCAGTGTTGGGAAACTAAAAGAGAAATATTTGAAATCCGGGATAGAAGAGTATACGAAGCGGCTGGGAAGCTACGCAAAAATCAACGAGATTGAAGTAGCGGATGAAAAAGCACCGGAGCAATTAAGCGATGCAGATATGGAGATTGTGAAGAAGAAAGAAGGAGACCGGATCCTGGCGAAAGTTTCTCCGGATGCTTACGTTATCGCCCTGGCAATTGACGGGAAGATGAAAACCTCCGAGCAGCTGGCGAAAGACATCGAATCATTGATGACTTACGGCCGCAGCAAAATCGTCTTTGTCATCGGCGGATCACTTGGCCTCCATGATGAAGTGTTGAAGCGGGCAGATGAGAAATTGTCGTTTTCCAAGATGACGTTTCCGCATCAGCTGATGAAGCTGATTTTGGTGGAGCAGGTGTACCGGGCGTTCCGGATTATGAAGGGTGAACCGTACCATAAGTAA
- a CDS encoding CxxH/CxxC protein — MKIKCCKTHVEHGLDMFVAETKSYPILTELSEQEKLSTKCDYCEEAAMYLVANE; from the coding sequence ATGAAGATAAAATGCTGTAAAACCCATGTGGAGCATGGACTTGACATGTTTGTGGCGGAGACAAAAAGCTATCCTATTCTTACTGAATTATCAGAACAAGAAAAGTTATCCACAAAATGCGATTACTGTGAAGAAGCTGCGATGTATCTTGTGGCGAACGAATGA
- a CDS encoding DinB family protein: protein MFINLEDFLKEWQHEAESTQKILDALTDESLQQQVAEGFRTLGRLGWHLVTTLDEMMSHTGLAFSAAKFGTPAPDTAEEIAEAYRFSNQSMVTAMKENWTDETLSEEHDMYGEMWSVATILKVLFTHQIHHRGQMTVLMRQAGLKVPGLYGPAKEEWAAMGAPPPEV from the coding sequence ATGTTCATTAATTTAGAGGATTTTTTGAAGGAATGGCAGCATGAAGCGGAATCGACCCAGAAAATACTTGATGCATTGACAGATGAATCGCTCCAACAGCAAGTAGCGGAGGGTTTCCGGACGCTTGGCCGATTGGGCTGGCATTTGGTGACGACGTTAGATGAGATGATGAGCCATACTGGGCTGGCATTTTCAGCAGCTAAATTCGGCACCCCTGCTCCGGACACAGCTGAAGAAATTGCAGAAGCGTATCGCTTTTCGAATCAATCGATGGTGACGGCGATGAAGGAAAACTGGACGGATGAAACCCTGAGTGAAGAACATGATATGTACGGGGAGATGTGGAGCGTTGCAACGATTCTGAAGGTACTGTTTACGCACCAGATTCATCATCGCGGCCAGATGACGGTGCTGATGCGCCAGGCAGGATTGAAGGTGCCGGGGTTATACGGGCCAGCGAAAGAGGAATGGGCAGCCATGGGAGCGCCTCCTCCGGAAGTTTAA